In the Thermosinus carboxydivorans Nor1 genome, TGGCCCTGCTGGAAAGAGTAAATGCGTTGGGCGCCGCTAACGGGATTGGCATCGCTGACATTGTGGAAAATCGGCTGGTAGGCATGAAATCGCGGGGGGTCTATGAGACACCGGGCGGCACTATTCTCTATTATGCTCATCGTGAACTGGAATACCTTACTCTCGACCGGGCTACCCTGCACTTTAAGGAACAAGTGGCTATCCGCTATGCCGAACTGGTATATGACGGCATGTGGTATTCACCGCTGCGGGAAGCGCTTGACGCTTTTGTGGAATCTACCCAGCAGACGGTCAGCGGCGTGGTTCGCCTCAAACTATATAAAGGCAATATCATGAGCGCCGGCGCTAAATCGCCCTATTCGCTCTATCACGAAGGGTTTGTCACTTTTGGCCGGGACGAGGTTTACAACCAAAAGGATGCCGAAGGCTTCATCAATCTGTTCGGCCTGCCGCTGAAAATCCGGGCCCTGATGCAACAGAAAGAGGCGAACAAGGCATGAGCAAACTGTGGGGTGGCCGTTTCACCAAAAATACCGATGTCGCCGTGGAGGAGTTTACCTCCTCCATTTCCTTTGATTGGCGCCTGTACCGCGAGGATATTGCCGGCAGCATCGCCCATGCGCGCATGCTGGCTAAATGCGGGATTATCACCGCGGATGAGGCTGACCAGATTATCGCCGGACTTAAGTCCATTCTCGCCGATATTGAGGCAGGCAACTTCAGCTTTGAGACGGCGCTGGAAGATATCCATATGAATATCGAACGGCGGCTGATCGAGCGCATCGGTCCGGTGGGCGGCAAGCTGCATACCGCCCGCAGCCGCAACGACCAGGTAGCACTGGACACGCACATGTATCTGAAACGGGAAATCGCCGCCATCGCCCGTTTGCTGTGGGATCTGGAAGCGGCTTTAGTCGAAACGGCGGCCAATCATCCTGATGTCATCATGCCTGGCTATACTCACCTGCAGCGGGCCCAACCCATCCTGTTCGCCCACCATATGCTGGCCTATTTTTTCATGCTGGCCCGCGATTTCAGTCGCCTGCAGGGCGTGTGGGAGCGGACCGACCTCATGCCGCTCGGGGCCGGGGCTCTTGCCGGCACGACTTTTCCCATTGACCGCTTCTATGTGGCCGAGCAGCTTAAATTCGCCAAAGTGTACGATAATAGCCTTGACGCGGTCAGTGACCGGGACTATATCATCGAGTTTCTGGCCTTCGCTTCTCTGCTCATGCTTCACCTCAGCCGCCTCAGCGAGGAAATTATCCTCTGGTCGACGGCCGAATTTGCGTTTATCGAGCTTGACGACGCTCACTGCACCGGGTCCAGCATCATGCCGCAAAAGAAAAATCCTGATGTGGCCGAACTGGTGCGGGGCAAGACCGGGCGCGTGTATGGCCATCTGATGGCGCTGCTGACGGTGGTCAAAGGTCTGCCGCTGGCCTATAACAAGGACCTGCAGGAAGACAAGGAAGCCCTGTTCGATACCATTGACACCGTCAAATTCAGTCTTCGGGTGTATGCCACCATGCTGCGCGGCATGCGCGTCTTAGGCGAGCGGATGAGCGAAGCCGCCCGACAGGACTATGCTAACGCCACCGATATGGCCGATTACCTGGTTAAAAAAGGGCTACCGTTCCGCCAGGCCCATGAAGTAGTGGGGAGGTGCGTGCGTTACTGCCTTGACGCCGGCAAAAGGCTGACTGATCTGTCGCTGGCCGAATTTAAACAATTTTCGCCGTTATTTGAAGCCGACATCATTGACGCCATTCAAATCGAGACATGCGTGGCAGCCCGTAATTCCTACGGTGGCACTTCGTCCACTCAGGTAAAACATCAGCTGCAAACAGCTAAAGAAGTGATGGCAAAACAGCAAGCCGTGCTTGACTTGTATACAAAAGGCAATGTATAATTATGGTAATGGATTCCAACTAACAGTGAGGAGGCTGTCACCATGAGCAACATTGCCGTACACCGGGTTGACAAGCCTGGCGTGTTGCCGGACGAATCAAAACTTGGCTTTGGGAAAATTTTTGCTGATCATATGTTCGTTATGGACTATGAGACAGGCAAAGGCTGGCATAATCCGCGCATTGAGCCTTATGCCCAGTTTCCGCTTTATCCCGCGGCGATGGTTTACCACTATGGCCAGGCCATTTTCGAGGGAATGAAGGCTTTCCGGACGGTGGATAACCGCATCGTTGTTTTCCGCCCCAAAGACTATCTTAATCGCTTTAACCGTTCCGCCGAAATTCTTTGCATTCCCAAAATTGATGTCGATTTAGTACATGAAGGCCTTAACAAGCTCATCGAAATTGACAAGCATTGGGTACCGGGCAGTCTGGGCACCGCGCTGTACATTCGCCCCTTTATCATTGCCACTGACGCTTATGTAGGCGTTAAATCGTCTGACACCTACAAATTATTCATTATTACCTCGCCGGTCGGCGCCTATTATGCCGCCGGGTTTAACCCGGTCAAGATCAAGGTCGAGGACAAATATGTCCGCGCCGTTCCCGGCGGCATCGGCGAAGCCAAGACCCCCGGCAACTACGCCGCCTCCCTCCGCGCCGGCGTCGAAGCCAAGAAGGAAGGCTTCGACCAGGTATTGTGGCTGGACGGCATCGAGCGCCGCTATATCGAAGAAGTGGGCACCATGAACATATTCTTTAAGATCCGGGGCGAGCTTATTACGCCGGCGCTTAATGGCAGCATTCTCGCCGGCATTACCCGCAGAACGGTGCTTGAAATCGCGAAAGAACTGGGTATTCCGGCTGTTGAGCGCCGTATTTCCATTGATGAAGTCTTTGCGGCCCATGCCAAAGGCGAACTGGAAGAAGTATTCGGTTCCGGCACCGCCGCGGTCATTTCGCCGGTCGGCCAGCTTACCTGGAAAGGGCAGACCATCGTCGTTAACGACAATAAGACCGGTGAAATTTCGCAAAAATTGTTTGAATATGTTACCGGCCTGCAGTACGGCAAAATTGCTGACAAGCATGGCTGGGTGGCGGAAGTCACCAAACTGTAACCGGCTAGTTTTTCCCATCGTTATTACGATCCACGAAAATCCTCCCGTTTGGCGGGAGGATTTTTCAGTATCCGTTATTGATGGGCAAATCTTTTAATTTTTTTTATACCTGGTCGTAATTTATAAAAGGTTTTACCGAATGTGGGGTAGAATAAAACGTAAAGGACTTTTAGGTGAGGTAATTTTTTCATGTTGCTGCAGATCAGGGGCATTCTTTCCACGATTACCCTGCTGGACATCGTGGACATTTTGATTGTCGCATTTGTGCTCTATAAACTGTATTTTATGATTAAAGACACGCGGGCAGTAGCGCTGCTTAAGGGTCTGGTTGTACTGCTGTTTGCCACGCTGGTTAGCAAGTGGCTGGGGCTCAATGTCATTAACTGGCTGCTGCAGAAGACCTTTTCGGTCTTGCTTGTTGCGCTGCCCATCGTCTTTCAGCCTGAGCTCAGGCGGGCCCTAGAGCAGCTTGGTCGGGGCGGTTTTTTGCGTAAACGCGCCTTTCTTAACGAGGAAGAAACCGAGCGGTTCCTGGAGGAATTGGCTAAGGCCGTTAAGGTGCTGGCCAAAAACAAAATTGGCGCCCTCCTTGTTATTGAACGGGAAATCGGCCTTAATGACTATATCGAGACAGGCCTGAAAGTAGATGGCCTGGTATCAAGCGAATTTATTATCAATATTTTTATCCCGAATACGCCCTTACACGACGGCGCGGTCATCATTCGCGGCAACCGCATAATGGCCGCCGGCTGTTTATTGCCGCTGACGGAGGATTTGTCCCTCAGCAAGGAACTGGGTACCCGTCACCGCGCCGCCATCGGTATCACCGAGCAGACCGACGCCGTCGTCGTCGTGGTGAGCGAAGAAACGGGAACCGTTTCGCTGGCCCGCGGCGGGCATCTTATCCGCTATCTGGATACGGAAACGCTCAAAGAAAAACTAAAACCCCTCTTCGCCACCAAAAGTTCGGCGCTAACCGATTTTCTGAACTGGAGGTGGCCTTATGGCCGGTGAGCAGGGACGGAATCTTACGGCAAAAATTTTAGCCGTTATCTTGGCCATCATCTTATGGTTATATGTAATGAACGAACAGAATCCGCCAGTTGAGGCCACGTTCACTGTGCCGCTGGAAGTGCGCAATGTGATGAGCGGTTTGGTTGTGGAAGATGCGCCTGACACGGTGCGGGTCAAGGTGCGCGGACCGCGCAGCATCATAGCCGGGGTAATGACCAAGGACCTTAAGTCGTATATTGATTTGCGAGGGCTCGGGGAAGGGCAGCATAATGTCCGGGTAGCGGCGGCCATTCCCAGCAGCCTTAATTTAGTGGAAGTCTCGCCGGATAAAGTTACCGTGCGCCTTGACACGTCCATTAGCCGACAGGTGCCGGTGGAAGTAAGGCTGACCGGCTCGGCGGCGGCCGGCGTAGCCGTCGGCAAAGTGACGGCGCGGCCGGAGCAGATTACGATTGAAGGGCCGAAAAGCGCCGTTAATGCCGTGGAAAGGGTGGTTGCCATTGTGGACCTTAGCGGCAGGCAGGCCGACTTCACCGTCGATGTGCCGCTCAAGCTCCTTAACCAAAGCGGTAAAGAAGTACAGGGTTTGACTGTTTATTCCGATAAGGCGACGGTTACTGCTACCCTGGTCAAGGGTCCGAGCAAAAAGACCGTTGACGTCAAACCAATCATCTACGGTGAACTGGCCAGCGGCGTGCAACTGGCGCGGATTACGACTGAACCGGCCAAAGTGGAAATAACGGGTGACAGCCGGGAAATTGAAAAGATTGATTTTATCTATACCGAACCGGTTAATCTGGCCGGCATCAACCGGGAGACAACACGGGAAGCTAAACTGCAGCTGAAAGAAGGTATTGTTGCATCGCAAGATGCCGTTACCGTGCATATTATAGTAGGAACTAAACAATAGAAGGAGAAAATGACGTTGCTACGCATAACCAACCTTCGTGTTGCGCTAAATGATGACAGGCCGCTGGCCCGGATTGTGGCGCAGCGGCTCAAGCTGCCAGCTGAGCATATTGAAGAGGTGGTCATTTTTCGGCGGGCGCTTGATGCCCGCCGAAAAAATAATATTAATTTTGTGTATACCTTGGATGTACGGGTCGGTATCCCCGAGGGCCAGGTGTTGGCCCGGTTGGGCGGCGACCGTGACGTGGCCAGCGTGGCTCAAAGTGTACCCGAACCGGTCATTCCTGGCCCACATAAACTGGACAGTCCGCCCATCGTGGTGGGCGCCGGGCCGGCCGGGCTGTTCGCTGCCTTGACCCTGGCCGAGCACGGGTACCGGCCGCTGCTTCTCGAGCGGGGGCGTGACGTGGTGCGCCGCACGGCCGATGTGGCCCGTTTTTGGGAAACAGGTGAGTTTGATCCGGTGTCGAACGTTCAGTTTGGCGAAGGCGGGGCCGGCACTTTTTCCGACGGCAAACTGACGACACGGGTGACCGACCCGCGGATGCGCCAGGTGCTGGATGCCCTTGTTGCCGCTGGCGCGCCGCCGGAAATCCGCTATCTACATAAACCGCATGTGGGTACCGACCGGCTGCGGGAAGTGGTGAGGAACCTACGTCAGCGGATTATTGAGCTTGGCGGCCAGGTGCAATTTGAGACACCGGTAATTGACATCACGGTAAAGCAAGGTCGCCTGACCGGGCTGACGGTGGGCGATGGCCGCCACTTTTCCTGCAATGTGGCGCTGTTTGCCATCGGCCACAGCGCCCGGGATACCTACGAAATGTTATATCGCCGCGGGGTGGCGATGGAAGCCAAACCGTTTGCCATCGGCGTACGCATCGAACATCCTCAGCCGCTTATTGACCGGGCCCAATATGGTCCCATGGCCGGCCATCCTAAGTTGGGGGCGGCTGATTACGCCCTGGTTTACCACGATAAAAAGTGCGGACGCACCGCTTATTCTTTCTGCATGTGTCCGGGCGGCGTGGTTGTGGCCGCTGCCTCGGAAGCAGGCGGAGTGGTCACCAACGGCATGAGCTACTACCGGCGTGATTCGGGGGTAGCCAATAGTGCCCTGGTGGTCAATGTGAATCCTGAGGATTGTGGCAGTCATGTTTTAAGCGGCATCGAACTGCAGCGGCATTGTGAAACGTTGGCTTTTCGTGCGGGTGGCGGCGGCTACCGCGCGCCGGCGCAAACGGTTGGCAATTTTTTAACTGGCCAAAGCGCCCACTACCTGGTTGCGCCTACCTACCGGCCGGGTGTAGCGCCGGCCGACCTCCGGCAGTGTCTGCCCCGCTTTGTGACCGATACCCTGGCCAGGGCCCTATTTGATTTTGGCCGCAAGATTAAAGGGTTTGATCACCCCGGCGCCCTTATGACCGGCGTGGAGACGCGGACTTCGGCGCCGGTGCGCATCCTCCGCGGCCAAGACTTTGTCTCCGTCAACATTGGCGGGCTGTACCCCGTCGGTGAAGGCGCCGGCTATGCGGGCGGCATCATGAGCGCCGCGTTGGACGGCTTAAATGCCGCGCTGGCCGTTATCAGCCGCTACAGTCCCAATTAAGTTTCGCTAGGATGAAGGGAGCAAGAGTATACATGGCAAGACTATTTGGCACCGATGGCGTGCGCGGCGTCGCCAACACGCAGCTTACGCCGGAACTGGCCTTCCGCCTGGGGCGGGCGGCTACTTTTCTGTTTGGCGAAGAACATGAACGTCCTACTGTTTTAATTGGGCGCGATACCCGCATTTCGGGGCATATGCTGGAAGCCGCCCTGGCAGCCGGGATCTGCTCGGCCGGCGGCGAAGCCGTGCTGCTTGGCGTAGTTCCTACGCCGGCGGTCGCTTATCTTACTCGGAAATTAAACGCCCAAGCCGGCGTTGTTATTTCGGCTTCCCATAATCCCTATCCGGATAACGGCATTAAATTTTTCGCCGGAACTGGTTACAAACTGCCTGATGCCGTAGAAGACCGGCTGGAAGAGCTGGTGCTGACCCATGAAGACAACCTGCCGCGCCCGACGGGGGACAAGGTAGGAATGATTACGTACCGTCATGACCTTATCCAAGCATATGTTGACTATGTCGCTAGTACCGTTGATACCGATTTTTGCGGGCTGAAGATTGTGCTTGACTGTGCCAACGGGGCGGCCTACGAGACGGCTCCCATGGTGCTCAGACGGCTGGGGGCGGACGTTATCGTCTTAAACGCCACACCGAACGGCATAAACATCAATGATCATTGCGGCTCAACCCACATCGGGGGCCTGCAGCAGGCGGTAACCGCCCACGGTGCTCAACTGGGCATCGCCCATGACGGTGACGCCGACCGCTGCCTGGCCGTAGACGAGAACGGCGAAGTAGTGGACGGCGACCAAATCATGGTCATCTGTGCCCTTGACCTCCTGCGGCGGGGGAAGCTGGCAGATAACACGCTGGTGGCGACGGTCATGAGCAACCTGGGACTGCACCAGGCCATTAAACAAGCCGGCGGCAAGGTGCTTGTCACCCCGGTCGGCGACCGCTATGTCCTCGAGGCCATGCGGGAAAAAGGGCTGGTCCTTGGCGGTGAACAGTCGGGCCACATTATCTTCAGTGACTACAACACTACCGGTGACGGCATCCTGACTGCCCTGCAGCTCATTGCCAACGTCCAAAAGACAGGCAAGAAGTTGTCTGAACTGGCAAAGGTGATGACCCGGTTTCCGCAACTTTTAGTCAACGTCCGGGTCAAGTCCAAGGAAGGTTGGCAGCAAAACGAGCGCATTGCCGCGGCCATTCGCGAAGGCGAGGCGGCCTTGGGCGAGACTGGACGCATCCTGGTTCGGCCTTCCGGCACCGAACCGCTCATCCGGGTAATGGCCGAAGGACCGGTTGCCGCCGAGCTGGAGCGCATTGTGAGCGCCATTGCCGACGTCATTCGCCGGGAACTGAGTTAGTTGACCAAATGCTATGGTTATAGTAGTATATGAGAGGAGCACTACGGTGCTCCTCTGCATATATAGTAAAGTAATGAGTATTGGAGGTGAGAAATGGATAGACGGTGAAATTTCGTCAAACACTAGACGATAAAAGCGCTGGCGCTTGCGGCTGGTGGCCGCAAGCAGACGAGGAAGAGGTTTATCGAGCAGTCAGCGGATGCCTCTCGGCTCACTGCGGTCGTAAGCCGGCCGACAAAACTGCGAGGCGACTTGCAGGACAAAACGGCGGCGGCAGCAATTTACCGACCCTATTTTGAATTTTGGGAGGAACACTGCATGTGTGGCATTGTAGGCTATGTAGGTCCGAAACAGGCCGCTCCCTTTTTGCTTGAAGGCCTGACGAAACTGGAGTACCGCGGCTACGATTCGGCGGGCATCGCGGTCTTTGACGGCAATAAAATCAATGTGGAAAAGAGTGTGGGCCGCCTAAGTATTTTGCAAAAAAAGGTAGAAAACCACATGCCGGTTGGGACCATCGGCATCGGCCATACGCGCTGGGCGACGCATGGTCGACCTTCGGATGTCAATTCCCACCCCCACACCGACTGCACCGGCCGGTTTGTCGTAGTGCACAACGGGATTATTGAAAACTACCTGCATATCAAAGAACGGCTTATCGCCAAAGGGCATGTTTTTACATCGGAGACCGACACCGAAGTCGTGGCTCATCTTGTCGAGGAATATTATACCGGCGATTTTGAAGCGGCCGTGAAAAAAGTACTGGCCGAGATTGATGGTTCGTACGCCCTGGTCTTCATGTGCCAGGACCAT is a window encoding:
- the argH gene encoding argininosuccinate lyase, which codes for MSKLWGGRFTKNTDVAVEEFTSSISFDWRLYREDIAGSIAHARMLAKCGIITADEADQIIAGLKSILADIEAGNFSFETALEDIHMNIERRLIERIGPVGGKLHTARSRNDQVALDTHMYLKREIAAIARLLWDLEAALVETAANHPDVIMPGYTHLQRAQPILFAHHMLAYFFMLARDFSRLQGVWERTDLMPLGAGALAGTTFPIDRFYVAEQLKFAKVYDNSLDAVSDRDYIIEFLAFASLLMLHLSRLSEEIILWSTAEFAFIELDDAHCTGSSIMPQKKNPDVAELVRGKTGRVYGHLMALLTVVKGLPLAYNKDLQEDKEALFDTIDTVKFSLRVYATMLRGMRVLGERMSEAARQDYANATDMADYLVKKGLPFRQAHEVVGRCVRYCLDAGKRLTDLSLAEFKQFSPLFEADIIDAIQIETCVAARNSYGGTSSTQVKHQLQTAKEVMAKQQAVLDLYTKGNV
- a CDS encoding branched-chain amino acid aminotransferase: MSNIAVHRVDKPGVLPDESKLGFGKIFADHMFVMDYETGKGWHNPRIEPYAQFPLYPAAMVYHYGQAIFEGMKAFRTVDNRIVVFRPKDYLNRFNRSAEILCIPKIDVDLVHEGLNKLIEIDKHWVPGSLGTALYIRPFIIATDAYVGVKSSDTYKLFIITSPVGAYYAAGFNPVKIKVEDKYVRAVPGGIGEAKTPGNYAASLRAGVEAKKEGFDQVLWLDGIERRYIEEVGTMNIFFKIRGELITPALNGSILAGITRRTVLEIAKELGIPAVERRISIDEVFAAHAKGELEEVFGSGTAAVISPVGQLTWKGQTIVVNDNKTGEISQKLFEYVTGLQYGKIADKHGWVAEVTKL
- the cdaA gene encoding diadenylate cyclase CdaA, with the protein product MLLQIRGILSTITLLDIVDILIVAFVLYKLYFMIKDTRAVALLKGLVVLLFATLVSKWLGLNVINWLLQKTFSVLLVALPIVFQPELRRALEQLGRGGFLRKRAFLNEEETERFLEELAKAVKVLAKNKIGALLVIEREIGLNDYIETGLKVDGLVSSEFIINIFIPNTPLHDGAVIIRGNRIMAAGCLLPLTEDLSLSKELGTRHRAAIGITEQTDAVVVVVSEETGTVSLARGGHLIRYLDTETLKEKLKPLFATKSSALTDFLNWRWPYGR
- a CDS encoding CdaR family protein codes for the protein MAGEQGRNLTAKILAVILAIILWLYVMNEQNPPVEATFTVPLEVRNVMSGLVVEDAPDTVRVKVRGPRSIIAGVMTKDLKSYIDLRGLGEGQHNVRVAAAIPSSLNLVEVSPDKVTVRLDTSISRQVPVEVRLTGSAAAGVAVGKVTARPEQITIEGPKSAVNAVERVVAIVDLSGRQADFTVDVPLKLLNQSGKEVQGLTVYSDKATVTATLVKGPSKKTVDVKPIIYGELASGVQLARITTEPAKVEITGDSREIEKIDFIYTEPVNLAGINRETTREAKLQLKEGIVASQDAVTVHIIVGTKQ
- a CDS encoding NAD(P)/FAD-dependent oxidoreductase, with the translated sequence MLRITNLRVALNDDRPLARIVAQRLKLPAEHIEEVVIFRRALDARRKNNINFVYTLDVRVGIPEGQVLARLGGDRDVASVAQSVPEPVIPGPHKLDSPPIVVGAGPAGLFAALTLAEHGYRPLLLERGRDVVRRTADVARFWETGEFDPVSNVQFGEGGAGTFSDGKLTTRVTDPRMRQVLDALVAAGAPPEIRYLHKPHVGTDRLREVVRNLRQRIIELGGQVQFETPVIDITVKQGRLTGLTVGDGRHFSCNVALFAIGHSARDTYEMLYRRGVAMEAKPFAIGVRIEHPQPLIDRAQYGPMAGHPKLGAADYALVYHDKKCGRTAYSFCMCPGGVVVAAASEAGGVVTNGMSYYRRDSGVANSALVVNVNPEDCGSHVLSGIELQRHCETLAFRAGGGGYRAPAQTVGNFLTGQSAHYLVAPTYRPGVAPADLRQCLPRFVTDTLARALFDFGRKIKGFDHPGALMTGVETRTSAPVRILRGQDFVSVNIGGLYPVGEGAGYAGGIMSAALDGLNAALAVISRYSPN
- the glmM gene encoding phosphoglucosamine mutase, with the translated sequence MARLFGTDGVRGVANTQLTPELAFRLGRAATFLFGEEHERPTVLIGRDTRISGHMLEAALAAGICSAGGEAVLLGVVPTPAVAYLTRKLNAQAGVVISASHNPYPDNGIKFFAGTGYKLPDAVEDRLEELVLTHEDNLPRPTGDKVGMITYRHDLIQAYVDYVASTVDTDFCGLKIVLDCANGAAYETAPMVLRRLGADVIVLNATPNGININDHCGSTHIGGLQQAVTAHGAQLGIAHDGDADRCLAVDENGEVVDGDQIMVICALDLLRRGKLADNTLVATVMSNLGLHQAIKQAGGKVLVTPVGDRYVLEAMREKGLVLGGEQSGHIIFSDYNTTGDGILTALQLIANVQKTGKKLSELAKVMTRFPQLLVNVRVKSKEGWQQNERIAAAIREGEAALGETGRILVRPSGTEPLIRVMAEGPVAAELERIVSAIADVIRRELS